In Geotalea uraniireducens, one genomic interval encodes:
- a CDS encoding ABC transporter substrate-binding protein, translating to MGTLWRRHVCAVLLAALVLPGAAGAAALKKASFVPLWSPQAQFAGYYVALDKGFYRRHGIDLTILAGGPDVCATDYLRSGRADFALLWLTTALQQRAKGVPLVNVAQIVQRSSMLLVTKKSSGIKAPAEMNGKKVGLWGGDFAIPPRAFFEKYHLKVKEVPQSYTVNLFLRGGVDVASAMWYNEYHTILDSGVDPDELRVFFLQDYGINYPEDGLYTLEATCRRDPQLVSGFVQASLEGWAYAFAHPDEAIDLVMRQMREAGVPANRAQQQWMLARMRDLILPCGGNGPIGRLQPADYATVTRELQRDRIVRSAPGYREFVWRSDASH from the coding sequence ATGGGGACGCTCTGGAGGAGGCACGTATGCGCAGTGCTCCTGGCCGCCCTGGTGTTGCCGGGCGCAGCCGGGGCCGCCGCACTCAAGAAGGCCTCCTTCGTCCCTCTCTGGAGTCCCCAGGCCCAGTTCGCCGGCTACTACGTAGCCCTGGACAAGGGGTTCTATCGCCGGCACGGCATTGATCTCACCATCCTCGCAGGCGGGCCAGATGTCTGTGCCACCGACTACCTGCGCAGCGGCCGGGCCGACTTCGCCCTGCTCTGGCTGACCACCGCCCTCCAGCAGCGCGCCAAGGGAGTGCCGCTGGTAAACGTGGCGCAGATCGTCCAGCGCTCGTCCATGCTCCTGGTGACCAAAAAATCGAGCGGCATCAAGGCCCCGGCAGAGATGAACGGCAAGAAGGTAGGGCTCTGGGGGGGCGATTTCGCCATCCCTCCCCGGGCCTTCTTCGAAAAGTACCACCTGAAGGTCAAGGAAGTCCCCCAATCCTATACCGTCAACCTCTTCCTGCGTGGCGGCGTCGATGTGGCCTCGGCCATGTGGTACAACGAGTACCACACCATCCTCGACTCGGGGGTCGACCCGGACGAACTGCGGGTCTTTTTCCTCCAGGATTACGGCATCAACTACCCCGAGGACGGACTCTACACGCTGGAGGCGACCTGCCGCCGCGACCCGCAGCTGGTGAGCGGCTTCGTCCAGGCCTCTCTGGAAGGGTGGGCGTATGCCTTTGCCCACCCGGACGAGGCGATCGACCTCGTCATGCGCCAGATGCGCGAAGCCGGCGTCCCGGCCAACCGGGCGCAGCAACAGTGGATGCTCGCCCGGATGCGCGATCTGATCCTTCCCTGTGGCGGGAACGGCCCGATCGGCCGGCTGCAACCGGCCGACTATGCGACGGTGACCCGGGAACTGCAGCGCGACCGGATCGTCCGCTCCGCTCCCGGCTACCGGGAGTTTGTCTGGAGGTCCGATGCCAGTCACTAG
- a CDS encoding ATP-binding protein: METLIVPDTLDSLAKIGDYVKRAAAAAGLDSKAAYNLRLAVDEFATNIILHGYQEAGLSGEVVIRGEMADNALTIIIEDTGAAFDPRSLKLPEAEELARPIEEREPGGLGIFLALNGVDDFNYERDGDRNRNIFVMRRKGAGAEG, from the coding sequence ATGGAAACCTTGATCGTACCCGACACCCTCGACTCGCTGGCCAAGATCGGCGACTATGTGAAGCGGGCGGCAGCCGCCGCCGGCCTCGACAGCAAGGCCGCCTACAACCTGCGGCTCGCCGTGGATGAATTCGCCACCAACATCATCCTCCACGGTTACCAGGAGGCCGGCCTGTCCGGCGAGGTAGTCATCCGGGGGGAGATGGCGGACAACGCCCTCACCATCATCATCGAAGATACCGGAGCCGCCTTCGATCCGCGCAGTCTGAAGCTGCCGGAGGCCGAAGAGCTGGCGCGCCCCATCGAGGAACGGGAGCCGGGCGGGCTCGGCATCTTCCTGGCACTGAACGGGGTCGATGATTTCAATTACGAACGGGACGGGGACCGCAATCGGAACATCTTCGTCATGCGCCGGAAAGGCGCCGGAGCAGAGGGGTAA
- a CDS encoding AGE family epimerase/isomerase codes for MNDIRFTFSDTIAGYVTAFNRAERSFTLKTSDGREFIAHLTENAYARMVQNLGEGYIDATGRLGELLTPGELVFAYGIFYPEGEQHRFEVKSMIFPGDAPDRYRHEEPDWWVSQVHSIADSYLNWQFSYPESPIDYREYRTFLHLAGEKKGDYLQETDTISRLVYGFASAYLLTGEERFLEGAERGTEYLRDHMRFYDRDEDLIYWYHGIKVEGDRELKLLTSEFGDDYDSIPMYEQIYALAGPTQTFRITGDPRILFDIEKTIDLFEKYYKDNDRGGYFSHIDPITLDPRSSTLDKGNNRAKKNWNSVGDHAPAYLVNLWLATGEEKYADFLEYTFDTIAEHFPDYERSPFVQERFYEDWRPDTTWGWQQNRAVVGHNLKIAWNLMRMHSLRAKESYLNLARKIAELMPAVGSDQQRGGWYDVVERLRGPGEEQHRFVWHDRKAWWQQEQAILAYLILRGVQGDAEYLRHAREAAAFYNAFFLDRDDGGVYFNVLASGTPYLLGNERFKGSHSMSGYHSMELCYLAAVYSNLLIAKEPMAFYFKPKADGFRDRILRVAPDILPPGSVRLTAVEIDGAPYPHFDPEALTVRLPASASALRVKATISPAR; via the coding sequence ATGAACGACATCCGATTCACCTTTTCCGACACCATCGCCGGCTACGTCACCGCATTCAACCGTGCCGAGCGGTCCTTTACCCTCAAGACGTCCGACGGCCGGGAATTCATCGCCCACCTGACGGAAAACGCCTACGCCCGGATGGTGCAGAATCTCGGCGAGGGGTATATCGACGCCACCGGTCGGCTCGGTGAACTGCTCACCCCGGGAGAACTGGTCTTCGCCTACGGCATCTTCTACCCCGAGGGGGAGCAACACCGGTTCGAGGTCAAATCGATGATCTTTCCCGGCGACGCCCCCGACCGCTACCGCCACGAAGAGCCCGACTGGTGGGTTTCCCAGGTCCACTCCATCGCCGACAGTTACCTCAACTGGCAATTTTCCTACCCGGAATCCCCCATCGACTACCGGGAATACCGGACGTTCCTCCACCTGGCCGGAGAGAAGAAAGGGGACTACCTCCAGGAAACCGATACCATCTCCCGGCTGGTCTACGGCTTTGCCTCGGCCTATCTGCTGACCGGCGAGGAGCGTTTCCTGGAGGGGGCCGAGCGGGGCACCGAATACCTGCGCGACCATATGCGCTTCTACGACCGGGACGAAGACCTGATCTACTGGTATCACGGCATCAAGGTGGAAGGGGACCGGGAACTGAAACTCCTCACTTCCGAGTTTGGCGACGACTACGACTCCATCCCGATGTACGAACAGATTTACGCCCTGGCCGGGCCAACCCAGACCTTCCGCATCACCGGCGACCCGCGCATCCTCTTCGACATCGAAAAGACCATCGACCTCTTCGAGAAGTACTACAAGGATAACGACCGGGGAGGCTATTTTTCCCACATCGATCCGATCACCCTCGATCCCCGCTCGTCGACCCTCGACAAGGGGAATAACCGGGCAAAGAAGAACTGGAACTCCGTGGGGGACCACGCCCCCGCCTACCTGGTCAATCTCTGGCTGGCCACCGGCGAGGAGAAGTACGCCGACTTCCTGGAGTATACCTTCGACACCATCGCCGAGCATTTCCCGGACTACGAGCGGAGCCCCTTCGTCCAGGAGCGCTTTTACGAGGACTGGCGGCCGGACACCACCTGGGGATGGCAGCAGAACCGGGCGGTGGTCGGCCACAACCTGAAGATCGCCTGGAACCTGATGCGGATGCATTCGCTCCGGGCCAAGGAGAGCTACCTGAACCTGGCGCGAAAGATCGCCGAGCTGATGCCGGCGGTGGGGAGCGACCAGCAGCGGGGCGGCTGGTACGATGTCGTGGAACGGCTCCGCGGTCCCGGCGAGGAGCAGCACCGCTTCGTCTGGCACGACCGCAAGGCATGGTGGCAACAGGAACAGGCGATCCTCGCCTACCTGATCCTCCGCGGCGTGCAGGGCGACGCAGAGTACCTGCGGCATGCCCGGGAGGCGGCGGCGTTCTATAACGCCTTCTTCCTCGATCGCGACGACGGCGGGGTCTACTTCAACGTCCTGGCGAGCGGGACCCCCTATCTGCTGGGGAACGAACGCTTCAAGGGGAGCCATTCGATGAGCGGCTACCATTCCATGGAGCTCTGCTACCTGGCTGCGGTTTACTCCAATCTGCTCATCGCCAAAGAGCCGATGGCGTTCTATTTCAAACCGAAAGCCGACGGCTTCCGCGACCGGATTCTGCGGGTGGCCCCCGATATCCTGCCGCCGGGAAGCGTACGGCTCACCGCGGTGGAAATCGACGGCGCCCCCTATCCCCACTTCGATCCGGAGGCGCTCACCGTCCGGCTCCCCGCCTCGGCATCGGCGCTCCGGGTCAAGGCGACCATCAGCCCGGCACGCTGA
- a CDS encoding formylglycine-generating enzyme family protein, translating into MSEARNSFLTLLLITAVTLLVAGCGSDSSTTVQGSGSITELPAMITVPAGSAKIGFDTYTGLPPYPGELPAGNNYVPGPAGPIHTITLTDDFQMGKYQVTNAQFCAMLNYALNKGYLTGEYAGNVSVKNREGDSQNLYMLDANYEGKPAEIAFSDNRFIVKPGMEKRPAVYVTWYGAAFYCNILSEWMGLTQLYNLQDWSCTFNGVKRFYGYPGYRLPTEAEWEYAARFDADNMSAKRRPLAWESDYATAIQEYLNDPLLSTYMNYRSGLGTMDVGSYELGKSYLGFYDMGGNTSDWVQDYYAPYTYFKDYTSAAKRINPVNDTSGVYRQRRGGSWLVYANNFPWTTYHTNTNWPYTYYCDLGFRIVRVLR; encoded by the coding sequence ATGTCGGAAGCAAGGAATAGCTTTCTGACGCTGCTGCTGATAACCGCCGTAACCCTCTTGGTGGCGGGGTGCGGCTCAGATAGCTCGACCACCGTCCAGGGAAGCGGCAGCATCACCGAGCTGCCGGCCATGATCACCGTTCCGGCCGGCAGTGCCAAAATCGGCTTCGACACCTATACCGGACTCCCCCCCTACCCCGGCGAACTCCCCGCCGGGAACAATTACGTCCCGGGACCGGCCGGCCCGATCCACACCATTACCCTGACCGACGACTTCCAGATGGGCAAGTACCAGGTGACCAACGCCCAATTCTGCGCCATGCTCAACTACGCCCTCAACAAGGGCTACCTGACCGGGGAATATGCCGGCAACGTTTCCGTCAAGAACCGCGAGGGGGACTCCCAGAATCTGTACATGCTCGACGCCAACTACGAAGGGAAGCCCGCCGAGATCGCATTCTCCGACAACAGGTTCATCGTCAAGCCAGGCATGGAGAAGCGCCCCGCCGTGTACGTCACCTGGTACGGCGCCGCCTTCTACTGCAACATCCTCAGCGAATGGATGGGACTCACCCAGCTCTATAACCTCCAGGACTGGTCGTGCACCTTCAACGGCGTCAAGCGTTTCTACGGCTATCCCGGCTATCGCCTGCCGACCGAGGCCGAATGGGAATATGCCGCCCGGTTCGACGCCGACAACATGAGTGCGAAACGGCGCCCCCTCGCCTGGGAAAGCGATTATGCGACGGCGATCCAGGAGTATCTGAACGATCCGCTGCTCAGCACCTACATGAACTACCGGAGCGGGCTGGGAACGATGGATGTGGGAAGTTACGAACTGGGGAAGAGCTACCTGGGGTTCTACGACATGGGAGGGAACACCTCCGACTGGGTCCAGGACTACTACGCCCCGTACACCTACTTCAAGGACTACACCAGCGCCGCCAAGCGGATCAATCCGGTCAACGACACCTCCGGGGTCTACCGGCAGCGCCGGGGCGGTTCCTGGCTCGTCTACGCCAACAACTTCCCCTGGACCACCTATCACACCAACACCAACTGGCCCTACACCTATTACTGCGACCTGGGCTTCCGCATCGTCCGGGTGCTCCGGTAA
- a CDS encoding cupin domain-containing protein — translation MFVFHEKLAEIAFGYGIRLTDLQGSGAMNALHWQTPAGTISPVHDHPEEQFGYILKGSFEVTIGNETQLLRAGDCYFIPANVPHRFRMMEDSIAIDVFSPRRPVPEPMGE, via the coding sequence ATGTTCGTTTTTCATGAAAAGCTCGCGGAAATCGCCTTTGGCTACGGCATCCGCCTGACCGACCTGCAAGGCTCGGGAGCGATGAACGCCCTGCACTGGCAGACCCCGGCGGGAACCATCTCGCCGGTCCACGACCATCCCGAGGAACAGTTCGGCTACATTCTCAAGGGGTCGTTCGAAGTGACCATCGGCAACGAGACGCAGTTGCTCAGGGCCGGCGACTGCTATTTCATCCCGGCCAATGTCCCCCACCGCTTCAGGATGATGGAGGATTCGATAGCCATCGACGTTTTCAGCCCCCGCCGGCCGGTACCAGAGCCGATGGGGGAATAA
- a CDS encoding DJ-1/PfpI family protein, producing MTLQGKKIAVLMESDFYEPEIFYYQRRFPEEGAEVRLLTRLWGQPSLTFRGHEYQIPLEVNGSFEGMDDAALREYAAVIVPAGMVADRLRYTEDIARLPPAVEFLKRAFAEESIIKGIICHGLWLAAPAPELVRGRRLVVHNNLLGDARNMGAEYVDEDVVVDGDLVTARSGGHCHLFARRIIELLRDRQ from the coding sequence ATGACCCTGCAGGGAAAAAAGATCGCCGTCCTGATGGAGAGCGATTTCTACGAGCCGGAGATCTTCTACTACCAGCGCCGCTTTCCCGAAGAGGGGGCGGAAGTGCGGCTCCTCACCCGGCTCTGGGGACAGCCGTCGCTCACCTTCCGGGGGCACGAGTACCAGATTCCCCTCGAAGTGAACGGTTCCTTCGAGGGGATGGACGACGCGGCACTCAGAGAGTACGCGGCGGTCATCGTCCCGGCCGGGATGGTGGCCGACCGGCTGCGCTACACCGAGGATATTGCCCGGCTGCCGCCGGCGGTGGAGTTCCTGAAACGGGCCTTCGCCGAGGAATCGATCATCAAGGGGATCATCTGCCACGGGTTGTGGCTGGCCGCCCCGGCCCCCGAACTGGTGCGGGGCCGACGCCTGGTGGTCCATAACAACCTGCTGGGCGATGCCCGGAACATGGGTGCCGAGTACGTGGATGAGGACGTGGTGGTCGACGGCGATCTGGTGACCGCCCGCAGCGGCGGGCACTGCCATCTCTTCGCCCGCCGGATCATCGAGCTGCTCCGCGACCGGCAATGA
- a CDS encoding VOC family protein → MTEKTGTVTTPQFDHLGLTCREPLATEHFYVTHFGFRRERSLRLGEREIIFLRHGGLTLELFPAGAPAPAPFPEADGPNYPGFRHLAFRVADLDATLAAIGPAAALTLGPLELGEQPGKWRVAWIRDPDGRIVELAGGGPE, encoded by the coding sequence ATGACGGAGAAGACCGGCACCGTGACGACTCCCCAGTTCGACCATCTCGGCCTCACCTGCCGCGAGCCGCTGGCCACCGAGCATTTCTACGTCACCCACTTCGGCTTCCGCCGGGAGCGAAGCCTGCGGCTCGGCGAGCGGGAGATTATTTTTCTGCGCCACGGCGGGCTCACCCTGGAGCTCTTTCCCGCCGGGGCGCCGGCGCCGGCGCCCTTCCCCGAGGCGGACGGCCCGAACTATCCCGGCTTTCGCCATCTCGCCTTCCGGGTCGCCGATCTCGACGCGACCCTGGCTGCCATCGGCCCGGCCGCAGCGCTCACCCTCGGTCCGCTGGAACTGGGCGAGCAGCCGGGGAAGTGGCGGGTGGCCTGGATTCGCGACCCGGACGGCCGGATCGTGGAACTTGCCGGGGGTGGCCCGGAATAA
- the glgX gene encoding glycogen debranching protein GlgX — protein sequence MTQPTPLSAEPAGGLDRRIDFYPTHTLAGFRVRPGKSFPFGATLVPGGVNFSVFSSHAVSCTLVLFEKGEREPLVEIPFPDSFRIGHVWSMIVFDLDCERIEYGFRMDGPFDPAAGHRFDRSKILLDPYAKAIGGRDVWGAAPDWDEPFPHRGRLVFEDFDWEDDRPLEIPMEELVIYEAHVRSFTRHPSSGSKYPGTYAAIREKIPYLKELGINCLELMPVFEFDEFENSRTNGETGQTLYNYWGYSTVGFFAPKAGFAATGRFGMQVDEFKTMVKELHKNGIEVILDVVFNHTAEGNEHGPTISFRGIDNRTYYMLTPQGYYFNFSGCGNTLNCNNPIVRNIVLDCLRYWAAEYHIDGFRFDLAAILGRDPWGAPLPNPPLLETLAFDPVLGKCKLIAEAWDAGGLYQVGSFPAYGRWAEWNGKFRDDVRRFLRSDAGMVGAIAQRLQGSPDLYGWNGRGPTASINFITCHDGFTLYDLFAYDGKHNEANGEGNRDGESENRSWNCGWEGETADPGVNALRRRLIKNALTLLLVSHGVPMILMGDEIGRSQGGNNNAYCHDSELNWLDWGLVEKHGELFRFARQLIALRRNHPVLRLNRHICDGYHEPGPHADISWHGVTPWQADWSEGSRVIAFMLCGQHSGADQQWEDCIYVALNAYWEPLTFGLPLPPGDRRWHVAVNTGMTAPEDSFAPGEEPVLADQHSFQLASRACAVLIGR from the coding sequence ATGACGCAGCCGACCCCACTCTCCGCGGAACCTGCCGGCGGCCTCGACCGGCGGATCGATTTCTACCCGACCCACACCCTCGCCGGGTTCCGGGTCCGGCCGGGGAAGTCGTTCCCCTTCGGCGCCACCCTGGTGCCCGGCGGGGTGAACTTCTCGGTCTTTTCCAGCCATGCCGTTTCCTGCACCCTGGTGCTGTTCGAAAAGGGGGAGCGGGAACCGTTGGTGGAAATTCCCTTTCCCGACTCCTTCCGCATCGGCCACGTCTGGAGCATGATCGTCTTCGACCTGGATTGCGAGCGGATCGAGTACGGGTTCCGGATGGATGGACCGTTCGATCCGGCTGCCGGACACCGTTTCGACAGGAGCAAAATCCTCCTCGACCCCTATGCCAAGGCGATCGGCGGCCGGGATGTCTGGGGCGCGGCGCCCGATTGGGACGAACCGTTCCCCCACCGGGGGCGGCTGGTTTTCGAGGACTTCGACTGGGAGGATGACCGCCCCCTCGAAATCCCGATGGAAGAGCTGGTGATCTACGAGGCGCATGTCCGCAGCTTCACCCGCCACCCCTCTTCCGGCTCCAAGTATCCGGGGACCTACGCGGCGATCCGGGAGAAGATCCCCTACCTGAAGGAACTGGGCATCAACTGCCTGGAGCTGATGCCGGTGTTCGAGTTCGACGAATTCGAGAACAGCCGGACCAACGGGGAGACCGGCCAGACCCTTTACAATTACTGGGGTTACAGCACGGTGGGCTTCTTTGCCCCGAAGGCCGGTTTCGCCGCTACCGGCCGGTTCGGCATGCAGGTGGACGAATTCAAGACCATGGTGAAGGAGCTGCACAAAAACGGCATCGAGGTGATCCTCGACGTGGTGTTCAACCATACCGCCGAGGGGAATGAGCACGGCCCGACCATCTCTTTCCGCGGCATCGATAACCGGACCTATTACATGCTCACCCCCCAGGGGTATTATTTCAACTTCTCCGGCTGCGGCAACACCCTCAACTGCAACAATCCGATCGTCCGCAACATCGTCCTGGATTGCCTCCGCTACTGGGCCGCCGAGTACCATATCGACGGTTTCCGCTTCGATCTGGCGGCAATCCTCGGCCGCGACCCGTGGGGCGCGCCTCTCCCCAACCCGCCGCTGCTGGAAACTCTCGCCTTCGATCCGGTGCTCGGCAAATGCAAGCTGATCGCCGAGGCGTGGGATGCCGGCGGACTTTACCAGGTGGGCTCCTTCCCCGCCTATGGCCGCTGGGCGGAGTGGAACGGCAAGTTCCGCGACGACGTGCGCCGCTTCCTCCGCTCCGACGCAGGGATGGTCGGCGCCATCGCCCAGCGCCTCCAGGGTTCCCCGGACCTCTACGGCTGGAACGGCCGGGGCCCCACCGCCTCGATCAACTTCATCACCTGCCACGACGGCTTCACCCTCTATGACCTCTTCGCCTATGACGGCAAGCACAACGAGGCCAACGGCGAAGGAAACCGGGACGGCGAGAGCGAAAACCGGAGCTGGAACTGCGGCTGGGAGGGGGAAACCGCCGACCCAGGGGTAAACGCCCTCCGCCGGCGGCTGATCAAGAACGCCTTGACCCTGCTGCTGGTCAGCCACGGGGTCCCGATGATCCTGATGGGAGACGAGATCGGCCGAAGCCAGGGGGGGAACAACAATGCCTACTGTCACGACAGCGAGCTCAACTGGCTCGACTGGGGGCTGGTGGAGAAGCACGGCGAGCTGTTCCGCTTCGCCCGGCAGCTGATCGCCCTGCGCCGGAACCACCCGGTGCTGCGGCTCAACCGCCACATCTGCGACGGCTACCATGAGCCCGGCCCCCATGCCGACATCAGCTGGCACGGCGTCACCCCCTGGCAGGCCGACTGGTCCGAGGGGAGCCGGGTCATCGCCTTCATGCTCTGCGGCCAGCACAGCGGCGCCGACCAGCAGTGGGAAGACTGTATCTACGTGGCTCTGAACGCCTACTGGGAACCGCTCACCTTCGGGCTCCCCCTCCCCCCCGGCGACCGGCGTTGGCACGTGGCGGTCAACACCGGCATGACGGCGCCCGAAGATTCGTTCGCCCCGGGCGAGGAACCGGTTCTGGCCGACCAGCACAGCTTCCAGCTCGCCTCGCGGGCCTGCGCGGTGCTGATCGGCAGATAG
- a CDS encoding STAS domain-containing protein, translating to MAFQSTMEVVNGVANITLKGELDASVAGIFKETIEQAAAQNAQRLVLNMHELEFLASAGLRVLIFAKQKMGSGVPIYVIGSQGPVLSTLEMSGFHQSVYIQDSYQEG from the coding sequence ATGGCCTTTCAATCGACCATGGAAGTCGTCAACGGCGTCGCCAACATCACTCTCAAGGGAGAGCTGGACGCCAGCGTCGCCGGCATCTTCAAGGAAACCATCGAGCAGGCGGCCGCCCAGAACGCCCAGCGGCTGGTTCTCAACATGCACGAGCTGGAGTTCCTCGCCAGCGCCGGATTACGGGTCCTCATCTTCGCCAAGCAGAAGATGGGGAGCGGAGTGCCGATCTACGTCATCGGCAGCCAGGGTCCGGTCCTCAGCACCCTGGAGATGAGCGGCTTTCACCAGAGCGTGTACATCCAGGACAGTTACCAGGAAGGCTAG
- a CDS encoding SpoIIE family protein phosphatase: MPVTRSIAFKLILVFSVCSTLIFAVTLGYNYYRSRLLLEKGLQESARDVVRSSVNRVETVLASVAKVNEGTALALETGSYREEEIFALLRSTVERNSEVYGACAAFEPNGNPPARPPFAPYFYKNRGRIVYVPEDSYDYLRQDWYQIARELGRQEWTEPYFDVGGGNILMTSCSTPFYSGVDKNRRLRGVVTVDVSLQWLTQLVGSIKVLKTGYAFLLSRNGAILTHPNAAMIMNESIFSLAETNHNPRLREIGRRMIRGEEGFIPYTDLQGVESWMYYAPVPSTGWTLAVVFPKAEFLAEVRSLSITMAAMGLAGILLLTVAVVFIARSITTPLRGLAAATEVIASGDFDAELPPVRTRDEVGMLAQAFFTMRDSLKEYIRQLTETTAAKERIQSELKVATDIQASLLPRTFPAFPNRPEVDIFAVMDPAKEVGGDFYDFFFVDDRHLCFLIADVSDKGVPAALYMMVAKTLLKTEALRGIPPDEILTRVNDLLAPDNENCMFVTVFCAVLDTVSGELTIANAGHNPPLLCTAERGVEFMALPPGFVLVPMADMKYEARSLALRPHDVILLYTDGVTEAKNREAAMFGEERLREAFAGRAGESTTTIVHAIREEVRRFANETPQSDDITVLALRFTGACPLPKKNDA; this comes from the coding sequence ATGCCAGTCACTAGGAGCATTGCCTTCAAGCTGATCCTCGTCTTTTCCGTCTGCAGCACCCTGATCTTTGCCGTCACCCTGGGATACAACTATTACCGTTCCCGGCTGCTGTTGGAAAAGGGGTTGCAGGAAAGCGCCCGTGACGTCGTCCGCTCTTCGGTGAACCGGGTGGAGACGGTGCTGGCATCGGTCGCCAAGGTTAACGAAGGGACGGCCCTCGCCCTGGAAACCGGCAGCTACCGGGAAGAGGAGATCTTCGCCCTGCTCCGCTCGACGGTGGAGAGAAACTCCGAGGTGTACGGCGCTTGCGCCGCCTTCGAACCCAACGGCAACCCGCCGGCCCGGCCCCCCTTTGCCCCCTATTTTTACAAGAACCGGGGACGGATCGTCTACGTCCCGGAAGATTCCTACGATTATCTGCGCCAGGACTGGTACCAGATCGCCCGGGAACTGGGCCGCCAGGAATGGACCGAGCCCTACTTCGACGTCGGCGGGGGGAACATCCTCATGACCAGCTGCTCGACTCCTTTCTACTCGGGGGTCGACAAAAACCGGCGGCTGCGGGGAGTGGTGACGGTCGACGTCTCCCTGCAGTGGCTGACCCAACTCGTCGGCTCCATCAAGGTACTCAAGACCGGCTATGCCTTCCTCCTCTCGCGCAACGGTGCGATCCTGACCCACCCGAACGCGGCGATGATCATGAACGAGTCGATCTTCAGCCTCGCTGAGACCAACCACAATCCCCGCCTCCGGGAGATCGGCCGGCGGATGATCCGGGGCGAAGAAGGGTTCATCCCCTATACCGACCTGCAGGGAGTGGAGAGCTGGATGTATTACGCGCCGGTCCCCTCCACCGGCTGGACCCTGGCGGTGGTCTTCCCCAAGGCGGAGTTCCTGGCTGAAGTGCGCTCCCTGAGCATCACCATGGCCGCCATGGGACTGGCGGGAATCCTGCTGCTCACGGTGGCGGTGGTCTTCATCGCCCGCTCGATCACCACGCCGCTGCGGGGGCTGGCCGCAGCGACCGAAGTGATCGCTTCCGGCGACTTCGACGCCGAGCTGCCGCCGGTGCGAACCAGGGACGAGGTAGGGATGCTGGCCCAGGCCTTCTTCACCATGCGGGATTCCCTCAAGGAATACATCCGCCAGCTGACCGAAACCACCGCGGCCAAAGAGCGGATCCAGAGCGAGCTGAAGGTGGCCACCGACATCCAGGCGAGCCTGCTCCCCCGGACCTTCCCCGCCTTCCCCAACCGCCCCGAGGTGGACATTTTCGCGGTGATGGACCCGGCCAAGGAGGTAGGCGGCGACTTCTACGATTTCTTCTTCGTCGACGACCGCCACCTCTGCTTCCTGATCGCCGACGTCTCGGACAAGGGGGTGCCGGCGGCCCTCTACATGATGGTGGCCAAGACCCTGCTCAAGACCGAGGCGCTGCGCGGCATCCCCCCCGACGAAATTCTCACCCGGGTGAACGACCTGCTCGCTCCGGACAACGAGAACTGCATGTTCGTCACCGTCTTCTGCGCCGTCCTCGACACGGTGAGCGGCGAGCTGACGATCGCCAACGCCGGGCATAATCCGCCCCTGCTCTGTACCGCCGAGCGCGGAGTGGAGTTCATGGCGCTGCCGCCCGGCTTCGTCCTCGTGCCGATGGCCGACATGAAGTACGAAGCGCGCTCCCTGGCTCTCCGCCCCCACGACGTGATACTCCTCTACACCGACGGGGTCACCGAAGCAAAGAACCGAGAGGCGGCGATGTTCGGCGAAGAGCGGCTACGCGAAGCCTTTGCCGGCCGGGCGGGGGAAAGCACTACCACCATTGTCCACGCCATCCGCGAGGAGGTCCGGCGTTTCGCCAACGAGACGCCCCAGTCCGACGATATCACGGTGCTGGCCCTTCGCTTCACCGGGGCCTGCCCGCTGCCGAAGAAGAACGACGCCTGA
- a CDS encoding anti-sigma factor antagonist (This anti-anti-sigma factor, or anti-sigma factor antagonist, belongs to a family that includes characterized members SpoIIAA, RsbV, RsfA, and RsfB.): MNIEIDMKDGRAVAVICGEIDGKTAPQAQAQLLPVFERTGKLLLEMSGVSYLSSAGLRTLLLLYRQATARSGKVALVGLSEEIRDTMAMTGFLNFFITADSLEAGLKALD, from the coding sequence ATGAATATCGAGATTGACATGAAAGACGGACGGGCGGTGGCAGTCATCTGCGGCGAAATCGACGGCAAAACCGCGCCCCAGGCCCAGGCGCAGCTCCTGCCGGTATTCGAGCGGACCGGCAAGCTGCTGCTGGAGATGAGCGGAGTCTCGTACCTGTCGAGCGCCGGGTTGCGGACCCTACTTTTGCTCTACCGGCAGGCCACCGCCCGGAGCGGCAAGGTTGCGCTGGTGGGGCTCTCGGAGGAGATTCGGGATACCATGGCCATGACCGGCTTCCTCAACTTCTTCATAACCGCCGACTCCCTGGAAGCAGGGCTGAAGGCCCTTGACTGA